In Spinacia oleracea cultivar Varoflay chromosome 5, BTI_SOV_V1, whole genome shotgun sequence, a single window of DNA contains:
- the LOC130460937 gene encoding uncharacterized protein isoform X1: MESYIIKITIILYITITATEATFFLPVGGIWRGGFHHRGDVHFGGNFNYNRQVGGSGGYSVGGSNRIYGGGQGVSQGQAQAQAHAQGQAQQQAQAQGQAQAQGQAQSQAQAQAQAQGQAQAQGQAQTQGQAQSQAQAQAQGQAKAQGQAKAQGQAQAQAQGQEHFRGSGGFNIDGSKQASSSGQASSVGQGSGQEQAQAQAQGQAQQQAQAQGQAKAQGQEQSQAQAQAQAQGQAQAQGQAQAQGQSQAQGQAQAQGQAQSQSQAQGQAKAQGQAKAQAQGQEHFRGSGGFNIDGSKQASSSGQASSVGQGSGQGSSRGQAQFGTKMDFSKNFRGSGGFKIDGSKQVSSSSGQASGVGQGSGQGSSRGEAQFGTKFDFSKHFRGSGGFNIDGSKQISGSGQPSGVGQSSGQGQGKSQFNSNNKQVGGSRQGLVQGQDHSVSNLNFDKQKGGSVTSTYGVELGALGARQGSTKTSSSSQGSKQGSSQVSTSSQGLGEGQDQSSNNIKFENHGSSFGGSIRNSNSGRASSLSKGSEHDRTELGGNVNFHKQPGIFVGSNMGPNVGVLGSSQSQTSKLGQSTIFGSGEGKVLGSTTNQGSIKKSSQYSGEGSGKSSGSYSNQRIFGKGSGQFYSHSHASSSRHASHTFSSKSSSQSSSGKCTCQD, encoded by the exons ATGGAGTCTTACATCATAAAGATCACAATTATTCTTTAT ATAACAATAACAGCTACTGAAGCAACATTTTTTCTTCCTGTAGGAGGCATATGGCGAGGGGGATTTCACCATAGAG GTGATGTGCATTTTGGCGGTAACTTTAACTATAATCGTCAAGTTGGAGGATCCGGTGGGTATAGCGTAGGAGGAAGTAACAGAATATATGGTGGAGGTCAAGGGGTAAGCCAAGGTCAAGCACAAGCACAAGCCCATGCCCAAGGTCAAGCACAACAACAAGCCCAAGCCCAAGGTCAAGCCCAAGCACAAGGTCAAGCACAATCCCAAGCCCAAGCCCAAGCGCAAGCCCAAGGTCAAGCACAAGCCCAAGGACAAGCCCAAACCCAAGGTCAAGCACAATCCCAAGCCCAAGCCCAAGCCCAAGGTCAAGCAAAAGCCCAAGGTCAAGCAAAAGCCCAAGGTCAAGCACAAGCCCAAGCCCAAGGTCAAGAACACTTTAGAGGTTCCGGTGGCTTTAATATCGATGGATCTAAGCAAGCTTCAAGTTCGGGGCAAGCATCTAGTGTGGGCCAAGGGTCAGGACAAGAACAAGCCCAAGCCCAAGCCCAAGGTCAAGCACAACAACAAGCCCAAGCCCAAGGTCAAGCCAAAGCACAAGGTCAAGAACAATCCCAAGCCCAAGCCCAAGCGCAAGCCCAAGGTCAAGCACAAGCCCAAGGACAAGCACAAGCCCAAGGTCAATCACAAGCCCAAGGACAAGCACAAGCTCAAGGTCAAGCACAATCCCAATCGCAAGCCCAAGGTCAAGCAAAAGCCCAAGGTCAAGCAAAAGCCCAAGCCCAAGGTCAAGAACACTTTAGAGGTTCCGGTGGCTTTAATATCGATGGATCTAAGCAAGCTTCAAGTTCGGGGCAAGCATCTAGTGTGGGCCAAGGGTCAGGACAAGGTTCAAGCCGAGGTCAAGCACAATTCGGTACCAAGATGGATTTTAGTAAAAACTTTAGAGGTTCTGGTGGCTTTAAAATCGATGGAAGTAAGCAAGTTTCAAGTTCATCAGGACAAGCATCTGGTGTGGGCCAAGGGTCGGGACAAGGTTCAAGCCGAGGTGAAGCACAATTCGGTACCAAGTTCGATTTTAGTAAACACTTTAGAGGCTCTGGTGGCTTTAATATCGATGGAAGTAAGCAAATCTCAGGTTCAGGCCAACCATCGGGTGTGGGCCAAAGTTCAGGCCAAGGTCAAGGAAAATCCCAATTTAATAGCAATAATAAGCAGGTTGGAGGTTCAAGGCAAGGCCTTGTACAAGGTCAGGATCATTCGGTTAGTAACTTGAACTTTGATAAACAAAAAGGAGGTTCTGTAACTTCTACTTATGGTGTAGAATTGGGAGCTTTGGGTGCAAGACAAGGGTCAACAAAAACATCAAGCTCAAGCCAAGGTTCAAAGCAAGGGTCATCCCAAGTATCAACCTCAAGCCAAGGTTTAGGAGAAGGTCAAGATCAATCAAGTAACAATATTAAGTTTGAAAATCATGGATCTAGTTTCGGTGGAAGTATTAGAAATTCAAATTCAGGAAGAGCATCGAGCTTAAGCAAAGGATCAGAACACGATAGAACAGAATTAGGTGGCAATGTCAACTTTCATAAACAACCCGGGATATTTGTAGGCTCCAACATGGGTCCAAATGTGGGTGTGTTAGGCTCAAGCCAAAGTCAAACATCCAAATTAGGTCAAAGCACAATATTCGGTTCAGGTGAAGGAAAAGTGTTAGGATCCACAACAAATCAAGGCTCTATTAAAAAATCTAGTCAATATTCTGGTGAAGGTTCTGGTAAATCTTCAGGTTCATATTCAAATCAAagaatttttggaaaaggttCAGGTCAATTTTATAGTCATAGTCATGCATCAAGCTCAAGGCATGCATCACATACTTTTTCTTCAAAGTCTTCAAGCCAATCATCTTCTGGAAAGTGCACATGCCAAGATTAA
- the LOC130460937 gene encoding uncharacterized protein isoform X2, with protein MESYIIKITIILYITITATEATFFLPVGGIWRGGFHHRGDVHFGGNFNYNRQVGGSGGYSVGGSNRIYGGGQGVSQGQAQAQAHAQGQAQQQAQAQGQAQAQGQAQSQAQAQAQAQGQAQAQGQAQTQGQAQSQAQAQAQGQAKAQGQAKAQGQAQAQAQGQEHFRGSGGFNIDGSKQASSSGQASSVGQGSGQEQAQAQAQGQAQQQAQAQGQAKAQGQEQSQAQAQAQAQGQAQAQGQAQAQGQSQAQGQAQAQGQAQSQSQAQGQAKAQGQAKAQAQGQEHFRGSGGFNIDGSKQASSSGQASSVGQGSGQGSSRGQAQFGTKMDFSKNFRGSGGFKIDGSKQVSSSSGQASGVGQGSGQGSSRGEAQFGTKFDFSKHFRGSGGFNIDGSKQISGSGQPSGVGQSSGQGQGKSQFNSNNKQVGGSRQGLVQELGALGARQGSTKTSSSSQGSKQGSSQVSTSSQGLGEGQDQSSNNIKFENHGSSFGGSIRNSNSGRASSLSKGSEHDRTELGGNVNFHKQPGIFVGSNMGPNVGVLGSSQSQTSKLGQSTIFGSGEGKVLGSTTNQGSIKKSSQYSGEGSGKSSGSYSNQRIFGKGSGQFYSHSHASSSRHASHTFSSKSSSQSSSGKCTCQD; from the exons ATGGAGTCTTACATCATAAAGATCACAATTATTCTTTAT ATAACAATAACAGCTACTGAAGCAACATTTTTTCTTCCTGTAGGAGGCATATGGCGAGGGGGATTTCACCATAGAG GTGATGTGCATTTTGGCGGTAACTTTAACTATAATCGTCAAGTTGGAGGATCCGGTGGGTATAGCGTAGGAGGAAGTAACAGAATATATGGTGGAGGTCAAGGGGTAAGCCAAGGTCAAGCACAAGCACAAGCCCATGCCCAAGGTCAAGCACAACAACAAGCCCAAGCCCAAGGTCAAGCCCAAGCACAAGGTCAAGCACAATCCCAAGCCCAAGCCCAAGCGCAAGCCCAAGGTCAAGCACAAGCCCAAGGACAAGCCCAAACCCAAGGTCAAGCACAATCCCAAGCCCAAGCCCAAGCCCAAGGTCAAGCAAAAGCCCAAGGTCAAGCAAAAGCCCAAGGTCAAGCACAAGCCCAAGCCCAAGGTCAAGAACACTTTAGAGGTTCCGGTGGCTTTAATATCGATGGATCTAAGCAAGCTTCAAGTTCGGGGCAAGCATCTAGTGTGGGCCAAGGGTCAGGACAAGAACAAGCCCAAGCCCAAGCCCAAGGTCAAGCACAACAACAAGCCCAAGCCCAAGGTCAAGCCAAAGCACAAGGTCAAGAACAATCCCAAGCCCAAGCCCAAGCGCAAGCCCAAGGTCAAGCACAAGCCCAAGGACAAGCACAAGCCCAAGGTCAATCACAAGCCCAAGGACAAGCACAAGCTCAAGGTCAAGCACAATCCCAATCGCAAGCCCAAGGTCAAGCAAAAGCCCAAGGTCAAGCAAAAGCCCAAGCCCAAGGTCAAGAACACTTTAGAGGTTCCGGTGGCTTTAATATCGATGGATCTAAGCAAGCTTCAAGTTCGGGGCAAGCATCTAGTGTGGGCCAAGGGTCAGGACAAGGTTCAAGCCGAGGTCAAGCACAATTCGGTACCAAGATGGATTTTAGTAAAAACTTTAGAGGTTCTGGTGGCTTTAAAATCGATGGAAGTAAGCAAGTTTCAAGTTCATCAGGACAAGCATCTGGTGTGGGCCAAGGGTCGGGACAAGGTTCAAGCCGAGGTGAAGCACAATTCGGTACCAAGTTCGATTTTAGTAAACACTTTAGAGGCTCTGGTGGCTTTAATATCGATGGAAGTAAGCAAATCTCAGGTTCAGGCCAACCATCGGGTGTGGGCCAAAGTTCAGGCCAAGGTCAAGGAAAATCCCAATTTAATAGCAATAATAAGCAGGTTGGAGGTTCAAGGCAAGGCCTTGTACAAG AATTGGGAGCTTTGGGTGCAAGACAAGGGTCAACAAAAACATCAAGCTCAAGCCAAGGTTCAAAGCAAGGGTCATCCCAAGTATCAACCTCAAGCCAAGGTTTAGGAGAAGGTCAAGATCAATCAAGTAACAATATTAAGTTTGAAAATCATGGATCTAGTTTCGGTGGAAGTATTAGAAATTCAAATTCAGGAAGAGCATCGAGCTTAAGCAAAGGATCAGAACACGATAGAACAGAATTAGGTGGCAATGTCAACTTTCATAAACAACCCGGGATATTTGTAGGCTCCAACATGGGTCCAAATGTGGGTGTGTTAGGCTCAAGCCAAAGTCAAACATCCAAATTAGGTCAAAGCACAATATTCGGTTCAGGTGAAGGAAAAGTGTTAGGATCCACAACAAATCAAGGCTCTATTAAAAAATCTAGTCAATATTCTGGTGAAGGTTCTGGTAAATCTTCAGGTTCATATTCAAATCAAagaatttttggaaaaggttCAGGTCAATTTTATAGTCATAGTCATGCATCAAGCTCAAGGCATGCATCACATACTTTTTCTTCAAAGTCTTCAAGCCAATCATCTTCTGGAAAGTGCACATGCCAAGATTAA